A section of the Hevea brasiliensis isolate MT/VB/25A 57/8 chromosome 17, ASM3005281v1, whole genome shotgun sequence genome encodes:
- the LOC110635745 gene encoding uncharacterized protein LOC110635745, with the protein MSLPRTPSHTTESTWDCMLPGPPSRNNFGSIDLSSSGLLAFPSGSSISVVDSRSLQLISTIPLPPPSSPSSNSSSSLSPFITSIRWTPLPLHRDLLSTEPSSHLLLAAADRHGRIALLDFRLKSVLLWFDQDPNPKCGIQDLCWVLSRPDSYILASIAGPSSLSLYSITSSARCFFKYDASPEFLSCIRRDPFDSRHFCVLGLKGFLLSIKVLGETEDEVAIKELHIPADCSELVRLERDAAGGSSSSAPASAVYPLYCVKFAFSPQWRHIIFVTFPRELVVFDLQYETALFSTALPRGCGKFLDVLPDPNNELLYCAHLDGRLSIWRRKEGEQVHVMCTMEEMMPSIGSSVPSPSVLAVTICQSESTLQNVAKLYSDAPNAPLADMDFDNPFDFCDDTLLLSKTHVISISDDGKIWNWLLTAEGIGDTQKDVTDLGIGSDSREVPVLGANGNGLASADGLTSEASKQQENMGVNKSRPSSILSQASISCKISLVGQLQLLSSTVTMLAVPSPSLTATLARGGNYPAVAVPLVALGTQSGTVDIVDVSANAVAASFSVHNGTVRGLRWLGNSRLVSFSYNQVNEKTGGYINKLVVTCLRSGLNRPFRVLQKPERAPIRALRTSSSGRYLLILFRDAPVEVWAMTKSPIMLRSLALPFTVLEWTLPTVPRTVQNGPSRQFSWSSKDQQPVDSDAASTPKAASSESTAASSDASQDDTAESFAFALVNGALGVFEVHGRRIRDFRPKWPSSSFVSSDGLITAMAYRLPHVVMGDRSGNIRWWDVTTGHSSSFNTHREGIRRIKFSPIVPGDRSRGRIAVLFYDNTFSVFDLDSQDPLANSLLQPQFPGTLVLELDWLPLRSDKNDPLVLCIAGADSSFRLVEVNINDKKPGYGLQPRATKERFRPMPICSPILFPTPHALALRMILQLGVKPSWFNTCGTAIDKRPHSIPGTASPAADLRSYMIDLPAVGDSVVPEMLLKVLEPYRKEGCILDDERARLYATIVNKGCAVRFAFAAAIFGETSEALFWLQLPHALKHLINKLVNKSPQKVPISASMPEIDGTAMLNRIASKGKSVTGTENRDLLSSGQLRLMAFQQEELWESANERIPWHEKLEGEEAIQNHVHELVSVGNLEAAVSLLLSTSPDSSYFYANALRAVALSSAVSRSLHELAVKVVAANMVRTDRSLSGTHLLCAVGRYQEACSQLQDAGCWTDAATLAATHLKGSDYARVLQRWAEHVLRSEYNIWRALILFVAAGALQEALAALREAQQPDTAAMFILACREIHGEIIGHLRNSDDESGSSDNNVLFNLPGLNPENEDVIAVGEYFGQYQRKLVHLCMDAQPFSD; encoded by the exons ATGTCCCTTCCCAGAACTCCGTCACACACGACGGAGTCCACCTGGGACTGCATGCTCCCTGGCCCGCCATCACGCAACAATTTTGGTTCCATCGACCTTTCCTCCTCTGGTCTCCTCGCCTTTCCCTCCGGATCCTCCATTTCAGTCGTCGATTCCCGTTCCCTCCAGCTTATTTCCACGATTCCTCTGCCTCCTCCTTCATCTCCTTCTTCCAattcctcttcttctttatctccaTTCATCACTTCCATTCGCTGGACTCCTCTTCCCCTCCATCGTGACCTCCTCTCCACCGAGCCCTCCTCTCATCTCCTCCTCGCTGCCGCTGACCGTCATGGCCGCATTGCCCTCCTTGATTTTCGTCTCAAGTCTGTTCTCCTCTGGTTCGACCAGGATCCTAACCCGAAATGTGGCATCCAGGACCTTTGCTGGGTACTCTCCCGCCCCGATTCATATATCCTAGCTTCCATCGCTggtccttcctctctctcccttTACAGCATCACTTCTTCTGCTCGATGTTTCTTCAAATACGATGCGTCGCCGGAGTTCCTCTCGTGTATCCGTCGCGATCCGTTCGATTCCCGCCATTTTTGTGTGCTCGGACTCAAAGGCTTTCTGCTATCCATTAAGGTGCTTGGAGAAACAGAGGATGAGGTTGCGATAAAGGAGCTTCACATTCCAGCGGATTGCAGTGAATTGGTGCGGCTAGAGAGGGATGCAGCAGGTGGATCCTCTTCTTCGGCGCCAGCGTCGGCAGTGTACCCTCTCTACTGCGTGAAATTCGCGTTTTCGCCGCAGTGGAGGCACATTATCTTTGTGACTTTTCCCAGAGAGTTGGTGGTGTTCGATTTGCAGTACGAGACGGCCCTTTTTAGCACGGCATTGCCACGAGGGTGTGGGAAGTTTCTGGATGTGTTACCGGATCCAAATAATGAGCTGCTGTATTGTGCTCACCTTGATGGGAGGCTCAGCATATGGCGTCGTAAAGA AGGAGAGCAGGTGCATGTAATGTGTACGATGGAGGAGATGATGCCCTCAATTGGCTCATCTGTCCCTTCTCCTTCGGTTCTAGCTGTCACCATCTGCCAATCAGAGTCCACACTCCAAAATGTTGCCAAGTTATATTCTGATGCACCTAATGCACCTTTAGCTGATATGGATTTTGATAATCCCTTTGATTTCTGTGATGACACTCTTCTTCTTTCCAAGACACATGTGATATCCATTTCTGATGATGGAAAAATATGGAACTGGCTCTTGACTGCTGAAGGGATTGGAGACACCCAAAAGGATGTTACAGACTTGGGTATAGGTTCTGATTCCCGTGAAGTGCCAGTTTTGGGGGCCAATGGTAATGGCTTAGCTTCTGCTGATGGACTTACTTCTGAAGCAAGCAAGCAACAAGAGAATATGGGTGTCAATAAAAGCCGTCCATCGTCTATTCTCAGCCAGGCAAGCATATCCTGCAAG ATCAGCCTAGTTGGACAGCTGCAGCTTCTTTCTTCAACAGTAACTATGCTGGCTGTGCCCTCCCCTTCTTTGACAGCTACTTTGGCAC GTGGAGGAAATTATCCTGCTGTAGCTGTTCCCCTGGTTGCTTTGGGAACTCAGAGCGGAACAGTTGACATCGTTGATGTTTCTGCCAATGCTGTTGCTGCAAGTTTCTCAGTTCATAATGGTACAGTTAGAGGATTACGATGGCTTGGAAATTCTAGACTGGTTTCATTTTCTTACAATCAG GTGAATGAAAAAACTGGAGGTTACATTAATAAGCTTGTTGTGACCTGTCTTAGAAGTGGCCTTAACAGACCATTTCGGGTTTTACAAAAGCCAGAGCGTGCACCCATTAGAGCTTTGAGGACTTCTTCATCTGGAAG GTATCTTCTTATTTTGTTTCGTGATGCTCCTGTGGAGGTTTGGGCAATGACAAAAAGTCCCATTATG cttagaTCATTAGCTCTTCCATTCACGGTATTGGAATGGACTCTTCCAACAGTTCCACGGACAGTTCAAAATGGTCCTTCTAGGCAATTTTCATGGTCGTCAAAAGATCAGCAACCAGTAGATTCAGATGCAGCATCTACCCCAAAGGCTGCCTCATCAGAATCTA CGGCAGCTAGCTCAGATGCTTCTCAGGATGACACAGCAGAAAGCTTTGCATTTGCACTAGTAAATGGTGCACTTGGAGTTTTTGAGGTTCATGGGCGGAGGATCCGGGACTTCAG ACCAAAATGGCCCTCTTCTTCATTTGTTTCATCTGATGGATTGATCACAGCCATGGCCTACCGCTTACCTCATGTT GTTATGGGAGACAGGTCAGGGAACATACGATGGTGGGATGTAACGACTGGGCATTCTTCATCTTTTAACACTCATAGGGAAGGAATCAGGAGAATCAAATTCTCACCCATTGTCCCTGGAGACCGTAGCCGAGGACGTATTGCAGTGCTTTTTTATGATAATACCTTTTCTGTATTTGACCTT GATTCACAGGATCCATTAGCCAATTCTCTTTTGCAACCTCAATTTCCTGGAACCCTTGTATTGGAACTTGATTGGCTGCCTTTGCGGAGTGACAAAAATGACCCTCTGGTGTTATGCATTGCTGGAGCTGATAGCAGCTTCCGCCTTGTTGAAGTTAACAT AAATGACAAAAAGCCTGGATATGGATTGCAGCCTCGGGCTACTAAAGAAAGATTCAGGCCTATGCCAATATGCTCTCCGATACTGTTCCCTACACCACATGCGCTG GCATTGCGGATGATTTTGCAACTGGGCGTCAAGCCCTCTTGGTTTAACACTTGCGGAACAGCTATTGATAAGAGGCCTCATTCCATTCCTGGAACTGCTTCACCTGCAGCAGATCTACGCAGCTACATGATTGATTTACCTGCTGTTGGTGATTCTGTAGTGCCAGAAATGCTCCTTAAAGTATTAGAGCCTTATCGAAAAGAAG GATGCATACTTGATGATGAGAGAGCAAGATTATATGCTACCATAGTCAACAAAGGTTGTGCTGTGAGGTTTGCCTTTGCAGCTGCTATTTTTGGTGAAACTTCGGAAGCTCTTTTCTGGTTGCAATTGCCTCATGCCCTAAAACATTTGATAAATAAGTTGGTAAATAAGTCTCCACAGAAAGTACCCATCTCAGCTTCAATGCCGGAGATTGATGGCACGGCTATGTTGAACAGAATTGCATCAAAGGGGAAATCAGTAACTGGTACTGAGAACAGGGATTTATTg AGCAGTGGTCAACTTAGATTGATGGCTTTCCAGCAAGAAGAGTTATGGGAGAGTGCTAATGAGCGCATTCCTTGGCATGAGAAACTGGAGGGAGAAGAGGCTATTCAAAACCATGTGCATGA GCTTGTATCAGTTGGGAATTTGGAAGCAGCAGTTAGTTTGTTGCTTTCCACCTCTCCAGATAGTTCTTATTTCTATGCAAATGCTCTACGTGCGGTTGCTCTTTCTTCTGCTGTGTCAAGATCTCTTCATGAGCTTGCAGTTAAG GTTGTTGCAGCTAACATGGTCAGGACTGACAGATCATTGTCTGGTACTCATCTTCTTTGTGCTGTTGGAAGGTATCAAGAAGCTTGTTCTCAG CTGCAAGATGCTGGATGCTGGACAGATGCTGCAACTTTAGCTGCTACACACTTGAAGGGATCTGATTATGCAAG GGTCTTGCAAAGATGGGCTGAACATGTTCTTCGTTCTGAATACAACATCTGGAG GGCTCTAATTTTGTTTGTTGCGGCTGGTGCATTGCAAGAGGCCCTTGCAGCACTTCGTGAAGCACAGCAACCTGATACAGCTGCCATGTTTATACTTGCTTGCCGAGAAATCCATGGAGAAATTATTGGTCATTTAAGAAATTCAGATGATGAATCAGGGTCTTCAGACAATAATGTTCTATTTAACTTGCCTGGGTTGAACCCAGAGAATGAAGATGTTATTGCAGTTGGTGAATATTTTGGGCAGTATCAAAGAAAATTGGTGCATCTATGCATGGACGCACAGCCATTTTCTGATTAA